The following proteins come from a genomic window of Candidatus Thiodiazotropha sp. CDECU1:
- a CDS encoding response regulator, which yields MSDSNDKKKILFVDDEPNVLSGLRRTLRTQRKVWEMEFVASGQDALAKAAESSFDAVVTDMRMPGMDGAELLNRIAKNHPDTIRVVLSGQSDQESVMKTVGPAHQYLNKPCEIDALKTTLARAFSLRDLLGESRLKSLVSGMRKLPSLPALYNELMIIIQDPNASVADVGRLVAKDPAMTVKILQLVNSAFFGLGRHISNPVDAASLLGLEILKPLVLSIGIFKQFEADKLDVKGFSLDALWLHSSRVGSLAKLIAKKEGMEASTVEDSLLAGMLHDIGKLILVVNQPTEYSQLMEMQLVTLDQRVTAEKQVFGTTHGVVGAYLLGLWGLPQSVVEAVALHNQPAAQGERVFSVLSVVHIANALMHVVDEGAVLDDLLDLDYTDSIKLADRIDSWKALTDSADFKSD from the coding sequence TTGAGCGATTCAAACGATAAAAAAAAGATTCTGTTCGTCGATGACGAGCCGAATGTATTGTCCGGCCTCCGGCGTACACTGCGAACTCAGCGCAAGGTGTGGGAAATGGAGTTTGTCGCCAGCGGTCAAGATGCATTGGCAAAAGCAGCCGAATCCAGTTTCGATGCGGTGGTCACCGATATGCGAATGCCAGGTATGGATGGGGCCGAATTACTAAATCGTATCGCGAAAAACCATCCAGATACGATTCGCGTGGTACTCTCTGGCCAGTCTGATCAAGAGTCGGTGATGAAGACAGTGGGCCCGGCCCATCAGTATCTGAATAAACCTTGTGAGATCGATGCCCTGAAGACGACCTTGGCGCGTGCATTTTCACTGCGTGATCTTCTTGGTGAGAGTCGTCTCAAATCATTGGTGTCCGGTATGCGTAAGCTGCCAAGCCTGCCTGCACTCTACAATGAATTGATGATCATTATTCAGGACCCTAATGCTTCCGTCGCCGATGTGGGGAGGTTGGTAGCTAAAGATCCAGCCATGACGGTAAAGATTCTGCAGCTTGTCAACTCGGCCTTTTTTGGACTTGGCCGCCATATCTCCAATCCAGTGGATGCAGCCTCTTTGTTGGGGCTTGAGATACTTAAGCCCCTGGTGTTGTCGATTGGTATATTCAAACAGTTCGAGGCAGACAAACTCGATGTTAAGGGGTTTTCGTTGGATGCACTTTGGCTGCATAGTTCGCGGGTTGGTTCACTTGCCAAGCTGATCGCAAAAAAAGAGGGAATGGAAGCTTCCACTGTGGAGGACAGTCTGCTTGCCGGCATGCTGCACGATATCGGCAAGTTGATATTGGTAGTCAATCAACCTACCGAGTACTCACAATTGATGGAAATGCAGCTGGTCACGCTGGATCAGCGAGTCACCGCTGAGAAACAGGTATTTGGTACCACGCATGGGGTGGTAGGCGCATACCTTCTTGGACTGTGGGGATTACCTCAGTCAGTTGTGGAGGCAGTAGCGTTGCACAATCAGCCTGCAGCGCAGGGAGAGCGAGTATTCAGTGTCCTCAGCGTGGTTCATATAGCGAATGCACTGATGCATGTCGTGGACGAGGGGGCTGTGTTAGACGATTTACTGGATCTCGATTACACAGACTCCATCAAGCTGGCCGACCGTATCGATAGTTGGAAGGCGTTGACTGACAGCGCAGACTTCAAGAGTGATTAA